GCCGTCCCGACGGCTGCGGCTCACCGGCCCCAACCGGCCCCGGCTACGAGCCGCCGCGCCACCCCCGCGCCCCGCGCCGGGCGGCCGACCGTCCCCGACACCACGTGCAGCGCCCAGGATCACCGGCCCCAACCGGCCCCGGCTACGAGCCGCGACACCTCCGCCGCGCCCTGCGCCTGGCAGCCGGCCGACACCCGCACCGCCGCGGGCGTCCCCACGAATCACCGGCCCTAACCGGCCCCGTCTGCGGGCCGCCGCGCCCCCACCACCATCCGTGCCCCCGATCGCACCGAGTCGGGCGCTGCGGGTCACCGGCCCGAACCGCCCCAACCTACGGGCCGCCGCACCCCCGACCCGTCCCGCGCCGACACCCAGCGGCCGAACGTCCCCGCCGCTGCCGCCCGCAGCGCCACGGGCTGCCGGACCCCCGCCACCGCCCGTGCGCCGCACCGGGCCGCCGGCCGCGCGCGCCGCGCAGCTGGGCACGCCGCTGCCGGGACCGCCCTCGTTGAACCGACCCAACCGGAAGAGGCATCGATGAGCAGTCGCGAGCGTGAGCCGGTGCCCTGGGAGGCGCTGGTGCGCATCCCCGCCGACGTCGACAAGGAGGACCACGTCCTGGCTGGGCTGACTGCCCGCCAGTGTGCCCAGCTGGCCGGGGTGGCGGCGGTGCTGTGGCTGGGCTGGCACGCCTCGGCCGGGCTTGTGCCGCCGCTCCTCTACGGCGCAGGCGCAGCGGTGGTGCTGGCGGCAGCGGTCGCGCTGGTGATGGCCCGGCGCGAGGGTGTCTCGCTGGAGCTGTGGTTGACGGCGGCCTGGCAGCACCACCGTGCTCCGCACCACTTCGTCCCGGTCCTGCCCGAACGGGGCGACGACGCCTGGCCGCCGGACCTCGACGACCCCGGAGCTCTGTCACCGCTGGCGCTGCCGGTGGCCTCACTGGACCGGGACGGGACACTACTGCTCGCGGACGGCGGGGTGGCCGTGCTGGGTGAGTGCGCGACCGTCAATTTCGCCCTGCGCACTCCGGGCGAGCAGCAGGTGCTGGTGGCCGCGTTCGGACGGTGGTTGAACGCGCTCACCGCACCGGTGCAAGTACTGGTGCGCACCGAGCTGCTGGATCTCGCTCCGGTAGCTGCGGAGTTGGAGCGTCAGGCGGTGGAGCTGCCGCATCCGCTACTGGAGGACGCGGCCTGGGAGCATGCCGGGTTCCTGGCCGAACTCGCTTCCGAGCGGGACCTGCTGGCCCGACAGGTGGTACTGGTGCACCGCGAGGCGGCCGGGGACCTGGCAGCGGTACTGCGGGCACATCGCCGGGCCGAAGAGGCCGTCGCGCTGCTCGCCGCCGCCGAGGTGCGGGTCAGCGTCCCGGACGCGGCCGGTTCCTGGCGGGTCCTGACCGCCGCCTGCGACCCGGCGAGTCCCGCCCATCCCGCGCCCGCTCTGCCCGATTCCCCCGTCACCGCAACGTCAGGTGGAGGTTCCGCATGCTGAATCACCTGTTCCGCTCCCCCGACGAACGCGCCCCCTCCGGCTTCGAGGCAGACCCGCAACCAGGATCGGGCACGGGGCTGGGGCCGGACAGTGTGCAGGTCGAACCGCGCTGCCTGGCTGTGGGCGACCTGCTCGCCGCAACGCTCGTCGTCACCGGCTACCCCGCCGAGGTCGCCCCGGGCTGGCTGGACCCGCTGCTCTGCTATCCGGGCAGACTCGACGTGTCGCTGCACGTGGAGCCCGTCGCACCGGTGGTGGCGGCCGACCGGCTGCGCAAGCAGCGCGCCCGGCTGGAGTCCGCCCGCCGCACCGGCTACCAGCGCGGTCGGCTGGAGGACCCGGAGACCGAGGCGGCTGCGGGCGATGCGGCCGAACTTGCCTGGCGACTCGCGCGCGGTGAGGGTCGACTCTTCCGCGTCGGCCTGTACCTGACCGTCTACGCTCCCGACCGTGAGGCGCTGGCCGACGAGGTGTCGGCGGTGCGAGCTGTGGCGGAGTCGCTGCTGCTCCGGGTCCAGCCCGCGACCTGGCGGGCCCTGGCCGGTTGGACCAGCTGCCTTCCGCTGGGCGTCGACCGCCTCGGCCGCACCCGTACCTTCGACACCGCCGCCCTGGCCGCCGCGTTCCCCTTCTCCTCACCCGACCTGGCCCCGCCCCCGGGCCGGCCAACCAGTACCCCGACCGGTGTGCTCTACGGCGTGAACACCACCGCCTCAGGTCTGCTGTTCTGGGACCGCTGGACGCAGGACAACCACAACTCCGTGACCCTGGCCCGCTCCGGAGCCGGGAAGTCCTACCTGACCAAGCTCGATGTCCTGCGCTCCCTCTACCAGGGCGTCGAGGTCCACGTCGTGGACCCCGAGGACGAGTACACCGCCCTCGCCGACGCGGTCGGCGGCACCGTGGTCCGCCTCGGTGAGCCCGGAATGCGGCTGAACCCGCTGGACCTGGACCCGGACGGCGGCGCGGACGAGCTCACCCGCCGAATGCTGTTCGCCCACACCCTCCTCTCCGTCCTGCTGCGGGAACCTATGGCACCGGACGAGCGGGCCGCCCTGGACCGGGCCCTCCTCGCCACTTACAGCGATGCCGGGATCACCCCCGTCCCGCGCTCCCATGCCCGTCCCGCTCCCCTCCTCGCCGACCTGGCCACCGCCCTCACCGCGTCGGAAGACCCGGTCGCCACCCGGCTCGGCGACCGACTCACCCCCTTCACCACCGGCAGCCACCGACAACTCTTCGACGGACCTACGACCACCGCTCCCGGCGGCCACCTCACCGTCTACTCCACCCGGCACCTGCCCGACGAACTCACCGCCACCGGAGTACTACTCGCCCTGGACCGGATCTGGCGCGCCGTTACCGACACCCGCCGCCTTCGCCGACGCCTGGTCGTCGTCGACGAGGCATGGCTGCTGATGCGTGAGGAGGAGGGAGCCCGCTTCTGCCACCGGATGGCGAAGTCCGCCCGCAAGCACCGGGCCGGACTCGCCGTCGTCACCCAGGACACCGCCGACCTCCTCTCCACCGACCTCGGCCGGGCGGTGGTGGCGAACGCCGCGACCCAGATCCTCATGCACCAGGCCCCGCAGGCCATCGACGCCGTCGCCGACACCTTCCACCTCTCCGCCGGCGAAGCCGCCCACCTGCTGACCGCACAGCGCGGCGAAGCCCTGCTCTGCGCGGGCCCCGGACGCCGCGCGGCATTCTGCGTGACCGCGTCTGCCGGGGAGGACGCGCTGTGCCGCACCGGCATCGAGGCCGACCAAGCAGCGGCTGCCCGATGAACGGGACAGACGGTCCATTGGGCTACCTCCTCGGCCCCGATACCCCCTTCGCCCACCTCCCTGCCGAACTCTCCCTCCTGGTACGCGCGGACGGCTGGTGGCTCGCACCTTCCCTGCTCACCGCCGTCGGATCCGCCCGCCTGACCCGACTCCTGCTGCACCGCCGCCGCCAGCGACAACTGACCGCCGACGGATACTCGCTGGTGAT
The Streptacidiphilus albus JL83 genome window above contains:
- a CDS encoding PrgI family protein yields the protein MSSREREPVPWEALVRIPADVDKEDHVLAGLTARQCAQLAGVAAVLWLGWHASAGLVPPLLYGAGAAVVLAAAVALVMARREGVSLELWLTAAWQHHRAPHHFVPVLPERGDDAWPPDLDDPGALSPLALPVASLDRDGTLLLADGGVAVLGECATVNFALRTPGEQQVLVAAFGRWLNALTAPVQVLVRTELLDLAPVAAELERQAVELPHPLLEDAAWEHAGFLAELASERDLLARQVVLVHREAAGDLAAVLRAHRRAEEAVALLAAAEVRVSVPDAAGSWRVLTAACDPASPAHPAPALPDSPVTATSGGGSAC
- a CDS encoding VirB4 family type IV secretion system protein produces the protein MLNHLFRSPDERAPSGFEADPQPGSGTGLGPDSVQVEPRCLAVGDLLAATLVVTGYPAEVAPGWLDPLLCYPGRLDVSLHVEPVAPVVAADRLRKQRARLESARRTGYQRGRLEDPETEAAAGDAAELAWRLARGEGRLFRVGLYLTVYAPDREALADEVSAVRAVAESLLLRVQPATWRALAGWTSCLPLGVDRLGRTRTFDTAALAAAFPFSSPDLAPPPGRPTSTPTGVLYGVNTTASGLLFWDRWTQDNHNSVTLARSGAGKSYLTKLDVLRSLYQGVEVHVVDPEDEYTALADAVGGTVVRLGEPGMRLNPLDLDPDGGADELTRRMLFAHTLLSVLLREPMAPDERAALDRALLATYSDAGITPVPRSHARPAPLLADLATALTASEDPVATRLGDRLTPFTTGSHRQLFDGPTTTAPGGHLTVYSTRHLPDELTATGVLLALDRIWRAVTDTRRLRRRLVVVDEAWLLMREEEGARFCHRMAKSARKHRAGLAVVTQDTADLLSTDLGRAVVANAATQILMHQAPQAIDAVADTFHLSAGEAAHLLTAQRGEALLCAGPGRRAAFCVTASAGEDALCRTGIEADQAAAAR